Proteins co-encoded in one Halococcoides cellulosivorans genomic window:
- a CDS encoding type II/IV secretion system ATPase subunit codes for MTEQGTAKPSDELRRHAARRPHLSEHLKKFKQITGEFPMFVDEIGGDYETDRPNVIYPVGGPIYTHIYGDIGQDIKYYAIEPELDDDERVVFDQVRDRLLEKSVHGAAPEADDEYDDRIEELLGETTRIRDDETGVLSRLSKLRDVGKVDLDESTYENIRYRLNRDIVGLGPLEPVMRDTANEDIHVIGPHECYVDHEVYSLIETTVDFGEPDEFEQWLRNMGERIGDPVSDNDPIIDSTLPDGSRINIIYSDDVSVKGPSLTIRQGQEEPLSTFQIAKWGTLSPELAAYLWLALENEQTIFVVGETASGKTTTLNAITSFIPRDSKIYTAEDTAEVMPPHNTWQQLMTREGDDESSSVDMFDLVAAALRSRPDYIIVGEVRGEEGRMAFQAAQTGHPVMLTFHASDIVSMIQRFTGDPINVPETFMDNADIALFQNRVKQGDDVLRRVTSVQEIEGYSKEMDGVVTRQAFYWDPVEDEIVFQGMNNSYVLEEQIATLLGYEDTRDIYDDLQFRAKLIERAIQENILGYHEVNEFIENYQRDGLEGVPFDIHREQ; via the coding sequence ATGACCGAACAAGGCACGGCCAAGCCGTCGGACGAACTCCGGCGTCACGCCGCGCGCCGCCCGCACCTCAGCGAGCACCTCAAGAAGTTCAAGCAGATCACCGGCGAGTTCCCGATGTTCGTCGACGAGATCGGCGGCGATTACGAGACCGACCGGCCGAACGTCATCTACCCGGTCGGTGGCCCGATCTACACGCACATCTACGGCGACATCGGCCAGGACATCAAATACTACGCCATCGAACCGGAACTCGACGACGACGAGCGCGTCGTCTTCGATCAGGTCCGGGACCGCCTGCTCGAAAAGAGCGTTCACGGGGCCGCCCCCGAGGCCGACGACGAGTACGACGACCGTATCGAGGAGCTCCTGGGAGAGACGACACGGATCCGTGACGACGAGACGGGCGTGCTTTCGCGACTCTCGAAGCTGCGTGACGTCGGCAAGGTCGACCTCGACGAATCGACCTACGAGAACATCCGGTATCGCTTGAACCGCGACATCGTCGGGCTGGGCCCGCTCGAACCGGTGATGCGCGATACGGCGAACGAGGACATTCACGTCATCGGGCCCCACGAGTGTTACGTCGACCACGAAGTGTACAGCCTGATCGAGACGACCGTCGACTTCGGAGAACCCGACGAGTTCGAACAGTGGCTGCGAAACATGGGCGAGCGGATCGGTGACCCCGTCTCGGACAACGACCCGATCATCGACTCGACACTGCCCGACGGGTCGCGTATCAACATCATCTATTCGGACGACGTTTCGGTCAAAGGCCCCTCGCTGACCATCCGGCAGGGCCAGGAAGAGCCGCTGAGCACGTTCCAGATCGCGAAGTGGGGGACGCTCAGCCCCGAACTCGCGGCGTACCTCTGGCTCGCTTTAGAGAACGAACAGACGATCTTCGTCGTCGGGGAGACGGCGTCCGGGAAGACGACGACGCTGAACGCGATCACGTCGTTCATCCCCCGCGACTCGAAGATCTACACCGCCGAGGACACCGCCGAGGTCATGCCGCCACACAACACCTGGCAGCAACTCATGACCCGGGAGGGCGACGACGAGTCCAGTAGCGTCGACATGTTCGATCTGGTCGCGGCCGCACTCCGGTCGCGGCCCGATTACATCATCGTCGGTGAGGTTCGTGGGGAGGAGGGGCGGATGGCGTTCCAGGCCGCCCAGACCGGCCACCCGGTCATGCTGACCTTCCACGCGTCTGACATCGTCTCGATGATTCAGCGGTTCACCGGCGACCCGATCAACGTCCCCGAGACGTTCATGGACAACGCCGACATCGCGCTGTTCCAGAACCGGGTCAAACAGGGCGACGACGTGCTCCGCCGGGTCACGTCGGTCCAGGAGATCGAGGGCTACTCCAAGGAGATGGACGGTGTCGTCACCCGACAGGCCTTCTACTGGGATCCCGTCGAAGACGAGATCGTCTTCCAGGGGATGAACAACTCCTACGTGCTCGAAGAGCAGATCGCGACGCTGCTGGGCTACGAAGACACCCGCGACATCTACGACGATTTGCAGTTCCGCGCGAAGTTGATCGAGCGCGCGATCCAGGAGAACATCCTCGGCTACCACGAGGTCAACGAGTTCATCGAGAACTACCAGCGTGACGGCCTCGAAGGGGTTCCGTTCGACATCCACCGGGAGCAATAA